Proteins found in one Alicyclobacillus cycloheptanicus genomic segment:
- a CDS encoding N-acetyltransferase, translated as MQIRQATVKDVPEMQQLIQHYADMGLMLPRSAKSLYENLQCFVVGTSEGRIVGTAGLHILWQDLAEIRSLAVHPETQGQGLGRRIVQHLLGTAAALGIDQVLSLTYQTGFFAKLGFEVVEKHTLPHKIWKDCLYCKKYDHCDETAMVYYTQQPHAVYIGQVAEA; from the coding sequence ATGCAAATCCGTCAAGCAACGGTGAAGGACGTGCCGGAAATGCAACAGTTGATTCAACATTACGCAGACATGGGGTTGATGCTGCCCCGTTCCGCAAAGTCCCTATACGAAAACTTGCAGTGCTTTGTCGTCGGAACATCGGAAGGTCGCATCGTGGGTACGGCAGGATTGCACATTTTGTGGCAAGACCTGGCGGAAATACGGTCGCTTGCCGTTCATCCGGAGACGCAAGGGCAGGGGCTTGGTCGCCGGATTGTCCAACACCTGCTGGGCACCGCTGCTGCGCTCGGAATCGACCAAGTTCTCTCCTTGACCTATCAAACCGGTTTTTTTGCCAAACTCGGATTTGAAGTGGTCGAGAAGCATACATTACCGCATAAGATATGGAAAGACTGCTTGTATTGCAAAAAATATGACCACTGTGACGAGACGGCTATGGTTTATTATACACAACAACCCCATGCCGTGTATATAGGGCAAGTCGCGGAAGCGTGA
- a CDS encoding P1 family peptidase — protein sequence MEACRLKVPGIWVGHASNVEAVTGCTVVLAPEGAVAGVDVRGGAPGTRETDLLNPLNTVERVHAVLLTGGSAFGLDAATGVVRWLEARGVGFNTGFAKVPIVVGAVLYDLGIGSAAVRPDAAMGVAACESAITADGPGAGSVLALGSVGAGTGATVGKLAGHGRATKSGIGFGRETVGDVVVEALIAVNAVGEVRGPSGDVLAGIRGAKPGWYERSLDVLRRLGAEQRGDHHDEEQGEEHGGGLSTNTTIGCLWTNARLTKAQASKVAQMAHDGLARSIDPIHTPHDGDTLFVLSAGEAKVDVTVLGALAAKATEAAVHHAVACATGLGGVPSASEWAAVGGRIQS from the coding sequence ATGGAAGCTTGCAGGTTGAAGGTGCCAGGCATTTGGGTCGGTCACGCGTCCAATGTGGAAGCTGTGACCGGGTGTACGGTGGTGCTGGCCCCAGAGGGCGCCGTCGCGGGCGTGGATGTCCGAGGCGGCGCGCCGGGTACGCGCGAGACGGATTTGTTGAACCCGCTGAATACCGTGGAGCGGGTGCACGCCGTCCTCTTGACGGGCGGCAGCGCGTTCGGGCTGGATGCAGCGACTGGCGTAGTGCGGTGGCTCGAAGCCCGAGGGGTGGGCTTCAACACTGGGTTTGCCAAGGTGCCCATTGTGGTTGGGGCCGTGTTGTACGACCTTGGCATCGGGTCGGCCGCCGTTCGACCGGACGCGGCGATGGGGGTTGCCGCGTGTGAATCGGCCATCACGGCGGACGGTCCAGGCGCGGGCAGCGTCTTGGCGCTCGGCAGCGTCGGTGCCGGGACGGGCGCGACCGTCGGCAAATTGGCGGGGCATGGGCGGGCGACGAAGTCCGGCATCGGATTCGGCCGGGAAACCGTGGGCGACGTGGTGGTGGAGGCGCTCATCGCGGTGAATGCGGTCGGCGAGGTGCGCGGCCCATCAGGGGACGTGTTGGCGGGGATTCGCGGGGCAAAGCCGGGATGGTATGAACGGAGTCTGGACGTCCTGCGCCGGTTGGGTGCGGAGCAGCGCGGCGACCACCATGACGAGGAGCAGGGCGAGGAGCACGGAGGGGGACTCAGCACCAATACGACGATTGGCTGCCTGTGGACCAACGCGCGGCTCACGAAAGCACAGGCGTCCAAGGTGGCGCAAATGGCGCACGATGGGCTGGCCCGATCAATCGATCCGATTCATACGCCGCACGATGGCGACACCTTGTTTGTGTTGTCCGCGGGGGAAGCAAAGGTCGATGTGACGGTGCTGGGCGCCCTGGCCGCGAAAGCGACCGAGGCGGCGGTGCACCATGCGGTGGCCTGTGCGACGGGGCTGGGCGGCGTCCCGTCTGCGAGTGAGTGGGCCGCGGTCGGCGGCCGCATCCAATCGTGA
- a CDS encoding aspartate aminotransferase family protein, with protein MDVLMNNYGERKLTFVRGEGATLYDAAGQAYLDFTAGIAVCSLGHAHPAVAQAIAQQAQTLIHCSNLYLNPGQVRLAERLTALSGLDRAFFCNSGAEANEAAIKLARRYAWHNGDTARTEIVTLPGGFHGRTLGALSITPKPAYHQGFTPLLPDCSTPERLEAVVDAITERTAACFVEVVQGEGGVNVIPDEVLLAIQARCREVGALFVIDEVQTGVGRTGTFFAFEGVGRTSGTDGSGGAELGGRPGSHTGAEPGVAPGSHAGAEPGLVPGSHAGRRLGLQPDIVTMAKGLANGVPVGAVLARAEVAEAFTPGSHGSTFGGNPLAMAAANVVVDIVASADFLEHVKATGAYLQQALRRFSDDVSGRGLMVGMTVPDAKQFVAAAADVGVLLTAVGEHRVRFVPPLIVDAPLVDALVERLAAIR; from the coding sequence ATGGACGTGTTGATGAATAACTATGGGGAGCGCAAGCTGACGTTTGTCCGGGGGGAAGGCGCGACGCTGTACGACGCCGCGGGGCAGGCGTATCTGGACTTTACGGCGGGCATCGCCGTGTGCAGTCTGGGCCATGCACACCCTGCGGTCGCGCAGGCCATTGCTCAGCAAGCGCAGACGCTCATCCACTGCTCCAATCTGTATCTGAACCCGGGTCAGGTCCGCTTGGCCGAACGATTGACGGCTCTGTCGGGTCTCGATCGCGCTTTTTTTTGCAACTCCGGGGCGGAAGCGAACGAAGCGGCCATCAAGCTGGCGCGCCGCTACGCTTGGCACAACGGGGACACAGCACGCACGGAAATCGTCACGCTGCCAGGCGGGTTTCATGGCCGGACGCTCGGGGCGTTGTCCATCACCCCAAAACCTGCCTATCATCAGGGCTTCACGCCGCTTCTGCCGGACTGTTCGACACCGGAGCGCTTGGAAGCGGTGGTCGACGCCATCACGGAGCGGACGGCCGCCTGTTTTGTCGAAGTGGTGCAGGGGGAAGGCGGCGTGAACGTCATCCCTGACGAGGTCCTGCTGGCCATCCAGGCCCGCTGCCGGGAAGTGGGAGCACTGTTCGTGATTGACGAGGTGCAGACGGGCGTCGGGCGGACGGGGACCTTCTTCGCGTTTGAAGGGGTCGGGCGGACGAGCGGCACTGATGGGAGCGGCGGCGCGGAGCTGGGGGGTCGGCCGGGATCGCACACGGGGGCGGAGCCAGGGGTGGCGCCGGGATCGCACGCGGGGGCGGAGCCGGGGTTAGTGCCGGGATCGCACGCGGGGCGCCGGTTGGGGCTCCAGCCCGACATCGTCACGATGGCGAAGGGGCTGGCCAACGGCGTTCCCGTGGGGGCGGTGTTGGCGCGAGCGGAAGTGGCCGAAGCGTTCACACCGGGCAGCCATGGCTCCACATTCGGCGGGAATCCGCTTGCGATGGCTGCGGCGAATGTCGTCGTGGATATCGTGGCCAGCGCCGATTTTCTGGAACACGTGAAGGCCACGGGTGCGTATCTGCAGCAAGCTCTGCGCCGCTTCAGCGACGACGTCTCAGGGCGCGGTTTGATGGTCGGCATGACGGTGCCGGACGCCAAGCAGTTTGTGGCGGCGGCGGCCGATGTAGGCGTACTGCTGACGGCGGTCGGCGAACACCGGGTGCGGTTTGTGCCGCCGCTCATCGTCGATGCCCCCCTGGTTGATGCGCTGGTCGAGCGCTTGGCCGCGATCCGTTAG
- a CDS encoding arsenic transporter → MVFAAAALFIVTLVFVIWQPRGLSIGWSALGGAVLALLFHVVSFQDVLSVTKIVWDATLAFVGIIITSTILDKVGFFEWAALKMARAANGDGRKVFLYVIFLGAVVSALFANDGAALILTPIVLEKVKLLKFDVKKMIPFIMASGFIADTTSLPLVVSNLVNIVSADYFHIGFLTYLAHMIVPDLCSLGASILVLYLFFRKDIPERYHPSDVPDPSSVIVHRGMFQASWVILAILLMGCILTELLHIPVSSVTGVIAVVFLAAGSRTRVIQPWKVVKEAPWAIVVFSIGMYVVVYGLQNAGFTTLLGNVIEGAAQGGLFAGTLAMGFIAAVLSSIMNNMPTVMIDALAIHATHAPSGMQQMFAYANVIGCDLGPKITPIGSLATLLWLHVLGKKGISISWGRYFRTGIVLTLPTLFVTLCGLYVWSAFIR, encoded by the coding sequence ATGGTTTTCGCAGCGGCAGCATTGTTCATCGTCACACTCGTATTTGTCATCTGGCAGCCGAGGGGACTGTCGATTGGCTGGAGCGCATTGGGCGGCGCGGTGTTGGCTCTCTTGTTCCACGTGGTTTCGTTCCAAGATGTCCTTTCCGTCACAAAGATTGTCTGGGATGCGACCTTGGCATTCGTGGGCATCATCATCACGTCCACCATTCTCGACAAAGTCGGATTTTTCGAGTGGGCCGCCTTGAAGATGGCGCGAGCGGCCAACGGAGACGGGCGAAAGGTATTTCTCTACGTCATTTTTCTGGGAGCCGTGGTGTCTGCCTTGTTCGCCAACGACGGCGCGGCGTTAATTTTGACACCCATTGTCCTGGAAAAGGTCAAGCTGCTCAAGTTTGATGTGAAGAAGATGATCCCGTTCATCATGGCGTCTGGCTTCATCGCCGATACAACGTCGCTGCCGCTGGTCGTGAGCAACCTTGTCAACATCGTGTCTGCGGACTACTTCCACATTGGTTTTCTCACGTATTTGGCGCACATGATTGTGCCTGACCTGTGCTCGCTGGGAGCGAGTATCCTCGTCTTGTATCTGTTTTTTCGAAAGGACATTCCGGAGCGGTACCATCCGAGCGATGTCCCCGACCCGTCCAGCGTCATCGTCCATCGAGGGATGTTTCAGGCTTCGTGGGTCATCCTCGCGATCCTCTTGATGGGCTGCATCTTGACTGAGTTGCTGCACATTCCTGTGTCATCAGTGACCGGGGTCATCGCGGTGGTGTTCCTCGCGGCTGGCAGCCGGACGCGCGTGATTCAACCCTGGAAGGTCGTCAAAGAGGCCCCGTGGGCCATCGTGGTGTTCTCCATTGGCATGTACGTGGTGGTCTACGGACTTCAGAATGCCGGATTCACCACGCTTCTTGGGAATGTCATCGAAGGCGCAGCACAAGGCGGATTATTCGCTGGCACACTTGCCATGGGCTTTATCGCGGCGGTCCTGTCCAGCATCATGAACAACATGCCGACGGTCATGATTGATGCGCTGGCCATCCACGCCACCCATGCGCCAAGCGGGATGCAGCAGATGTTTGCCTACGCGAACGTGATTGGCTGCGATTTGGGGCCGAAAATTACGCCCATTGGCTCGTTGGCAACCCTCCTTTGGCTTCATGTACTTGGGAAGAAAGGCATCTCGATTTCATGGGGGCGCTATTTTCGCACAGGCATCGTCTTGACCCTTCCGACGCTGTTCGTCACATTGTGTGGACTGTACGTCTGGAGCGCGTTCATTCGCTGA
- a CDS encoding RNA polymerase sigma factor codes for MHSVFGGDKSEAEDILRETFLRVLHSRSRFHHQSNPKTGIWSIVNNCMLEYVRKQKRRLIRSTTPRYSRRFYQMG; via the coding sequence GTGCATTCGGTTTTCGGTGGGGACAAGTCGGAGGCGGAAGATATCTTGCGAGAGACCTTCCTGCGTGTTCTCCACTCCAGGAGCCGATTTCATCATCAATCCAATCCAAAGACGGGGATTTGGTCCATTGTAAACAACTGTATGCTGGAATATGTGCGCAAACAAAAGCGACGGCTTATCAGATCAACGACACCCCGTTATTCGCGGCGGTTCTATCAGATGGGTTGA
- the argB gene encoding acetylglutamate kinase — protein MTDCVVLKMGGSLEGAGLYALAGGIARCLWEGRRVVVVHGGGPRITRALKEAGIELPFVNGERITTEAGMAVVERVLAREVNGELVQALCGQEIPAVGLSGADGVIGAAPLPGRGRTARVGLVSTKAIERALAAGMVPVIAPIGRDEAGLTYNINADLAAGAVAGALGASRVVFLTDVPGIYEDWEARVLLKEASASTLEQLLADNRFHQGMIPKVTAVLSALKAGVSTAYVVNGADAAALAWALQPGTADGETDTHEAGNGSVRDFGTRIRQLEAG, from the coding sequence GTGACGGATTGTGTTGTATTGAAAATGGGCGGTTCTCTAGAAGGGGCGGGGCTGTACGCGCTGGCTGGCGGTATTGCGCGCTGCCTCTGGGAAGGCAGACGCGTGGTCGTGGTGCACGGCGGCGGACCGCGCATCACACGGGCGCTGAAGGAGGCCGGCATTGAGCTGCCGTTTGTCAATGGCGAGCGCATCACCACGGAAGCGGGCATGGCGGTCGTCGAACGCGTGCTGGCGCGCGAAGTGAACGGGGAACTGGTGCAGGCGCTCTGCGGCCAGGAGATTCCCGCTGTCGGGCTGTCGGGTGCCGACGGTGTGATTGGCGCGGCGCCGCTGCCCGGCCGCGGCCGCACGGCGCGCGTGGGGCTGGTGTCGACCAAGGCCATCGAGCGGGCCTTGGCGGCTGGAATGGTGCCGGTGATCGCGCCGATTGGCAGGGACGAGGCGGGCCTCACGTACAACATTAACGCGGATTTGGCGGCCGGCGCGGTCGCGGGCGCGCTTGGCGCGTCACGGGTGGTGTTTCTCACGGATGTGCCGGGGATTTACGAAGACTGGGAAGCCAGAGTGCTGTTGAAGGAGGCTTCTGCATCCACCCTTGAACAGCTGCTCGCGGACAATCGGTTTCACCAGGGCATGATTCCGAAGGTCACGGCGGTCTTGTCCGCGTTGAAGGCGGGGGTTTCGACAGCCTACGTGGTGAACGGGGCGGATGCAGCGGCGCTGGCTTGGGCACTGCAGCCCGGGACCGCGGACGGCGAGACCGATACACATGAGGCAGGAAATGGCTCGGTGCGGGACTTTGGCACCCGGATTCGCCAACTGGAGGCGGGATGA
- a CDS encoding glutamate synthase-related protein: protein MRLNLNALTMQIDREHDSCGIFARIERTGIPSHKTVTAGIQALKALSHRAGYVQGEGDGCGLLMDIPRALWRRWLAEAGQKAELADDEKFFVLHLVLDRAASGRLLDDVKKDLAEAGFEVALVRADVADSRALGPLGQRENPLFAQIGGLCPTASDDKLVEMTTHLERHRGLHVASMSRTTCVYKVIGDGDTLSCFYPDLRDEECTSVFALAHTRYSTNTATSFFRVQPFALLGHNGEINTIARFYEEAGMAGIPIDASFSDSQMVDRALHYFVAKHNWSLFEAAELLFPPIINEIKQMPAELADMYMFLRSLWGPFAQGPAAVMMRFGQEAVFSVDALGLRPMWLVETEDAYHFSSEQGIIPVSEWAADPKPLSPGEKIGVSLAPHDVRVFQYTDLQKETLSRVKKRYQFSSESRNLNFAGSLLERGEVAHTHRDLKPISIRQAAFGWREEDIKALEFELQTGAEPIRSLGNDSPLAALDTGLRSIPDFLHETVAVVTNPAIDREREVEHFSTRTVLGKRPSLEGLYHDAQRVEIQSPLLLEELPAYTDVTLEDIQAVANRRGTLCYEDALAALHTGPYGTVEILIHRNEGESVESALARFGQEALKAVQAGANVIALDDRLQFARGAYIDPFLAVAAVHKTLLRPSSSQGGEHLRRRTSIVLRSGAIRNLHDIVTAVGLGAEAVNPYLMWEYAAMKGSAQGVENLHAALCKGLEKVISTLGIHELRGYERLFGAIGLRSEIAEWLGVPTFCGGDNAGFGFAALEAEAEKRQALYNTEEEKKLARQRTFQLYPRIWKAAGLVAMGLAPYDDFHDKLASFERDNPISIRHVLDLRTVDESEEPAENAAVDTSIDGHSYPLVISSMSFGSQGETAYRAYAEAAYRTNIVALNGEGGEIKDLLTRYPRHRGRQIASGRFGVNAALCNGAYVLEIKIGQGAKPGEGGHLPGSKVTAQVAAARNASLGTDLISPSNNHDIYSIEDLAQVIYELHEINPHAKVAVKVPVVPNIGTIAVGIVKAGADVVTLSGFDGGTGAARAHAIRHVGLPVELGIKLAHEALCEAGLRDQAEIWADGGMKSGTDVMKAILLGANRVGFGTMAMVAIGCTSCRACHKDTCHVGIATQITDTEEAREKGLPRFEPREFEHAVEHLRKFFTEVGEHVGRLTRQLGATRTQDLVGRSDLLVQSGMFDAMDLTWMIRRDLRHDGLGTNVRTRHGSAGAAADAEVLAMAVGTETAVAETSIGVSWDADVPMRRVGKSGRWKVIQGGDAGAAEAQGAAAGPGSNGAGAADAGAKARGIAALPRAMGTWVAGDRIRTGSEERVLNETRDVGGNGFAAYHTDGMVSVAHGGAQDGVGKAALGGKVVILKHKCPDGVWRGGSVGKGLAYGAQRGLFLIQGDADARAGIRLSGADIVIGGAPRPVHDELGWVGARANLKGFAFEYMTAGRAVVLGDAGPWICSGMTGGSVYLRLAPELGLTEEALRRRVAKGAKVTVRYLDAEGESDVTELLTTYQRELRHSGQWEEANALQPLIDQPADHFLMVRPGGEITDQTIATE, encoded by the coding sequence ATGAGGTTGAACTTGAACGCATTGACGATGCAGATCGACAGAGAGCACGACAGTTGCGGAATTTTCGCCAGAATCGAAAGGACGGGCATCCCGAGCCACAAAACGGTGACTGCAGGGATTCAGGCGCTCAAGGCCCTCAGTCACAGGGCGGGCTACGTCCAGGGGGAAGGCGACGGCTGCGGCCTCTTGATGGACATTCCGCGGGCGCTGTGGCGCCGTTGGTTGGCGGAAGCCGGTCAAAAGGCGGAACTTGCCGATGATGAAAAGTTCTTTGTACTCCATCTTGTGCTCGATCGCGCCGCATCCGGCCGGCTGCTGGACGACGTGAAAAAAGACCTGGCCGAGGCCGGGTTCGAGGTTGCACTGGTGCGCGCTGATGTCGCAGATTCGCGCGCGCTCGGACCGCTGGGGCAGCGCGAAAATCCGCTGTTTGCCCAGATTGGCGGTCTGTGCCCGACAGCGAGCGACGACAAGCTGGTGGAAATGACCACGCACCTCGAACGTCACCGCGGACTGCACGTCGCGTCGATGAGCCGGACGACTTGCGTATACAAGGTGATTGGCGACGGCGACACGCTGTCGTGCTTCTACCCGGACCTGCGGGATGAGGAATGCACCTCCGTGTTTGCGCTGGCACATACGCGTTATTCCACGAACACGGCGACGTCCTTCTTCCGGGTACAGCCGTTTGCGCTTTTAGGACATAACGGAGAAATTAACACCATTGCCCGCTTCTACGAGGAAGCTGGCATGGCGGGCATCCCGATTGACGCATCGTTCAGCGACTCGCAAATGGTCGATCGCGCCCTGCACTATTTCGTGGCGAAACATAACTGGTCGTTGTTTGAAGCGGCGGAACTCTTGTTCCCGCCGATCATCAACGAAATTAAGCAAATGCCTGCGGAACTCGCGGACATGTACATGTTTCTGAGGTCGCTGTGGGGACCGTTTGCGCAAGGCCCTGCGGCCGTGATGATGCGGTTCGGCCAGGAGGCTGTGTTTAGCGTCGACGCGCTGGGCCTGCGTCCGATGTGGCTGGTCGAGACGGAAGACGCGTACCACTTCAGTTCGGAGCAGGGCATCATCCCGGTGTCGGAATGGGCTGCGGATCCGAAGCCCCTTTCTCCGGGTGAAAAAATCGGTGTGTCGTTGGCGCCGCATGATGTACGCGTATTCCAGTACACGGATCTCCAAAAGGAAACCCTTTCACGGGTCAAGAAGCGCTATCAATTCAGCTCCGAGTCCCGCAACCTGAACTTTGCCGGGTCACTGCTGGAACGCGGCGAAGTGGCGCACACGCATCGGGATTTGAAGCCTATCTCGATTCGACAGGCGGCCTTCGGCTGGCGCGAAGAAGACATCAAGGCGCTGGAATTTGAGCTGCAGACAGGGGCTGAGCCGATTCGCTCGCTCGGAAACGACAGTCCGTTGGCGGCGCTCGACACCGGCCTGCGGTCCATTCCGGATTTTCTGCATGAGACGGTTGCGGTGGTCACGAACCCGGCCATCGACCGCGAACGCGAAGTGGAGCACTTCAGTACCCGAACGGTGCTCGGAAAGCGGCCGTCGTTGGAAGGGCTGTATCACGACGCGCAGCGCGTGGAGATTCAATCGCCGCTCCTGCTCGAAGAATTGCCAGCCTACACGGACGTAACGCTGGAAGACATCCAGGCGGTCGCGAACCGGCGCGGAACCTTGTGCTATGAGGACGCCTTGGCGGCGCTGCATACCGGACCGTACGGCACGGTCGAGATTCTTATTCACCGCAATGAAGGGGAATCGGTGGAGAGCGCGCTGGCCCGGTTTGGACAGGAGGCGCTGAAGGCGGTGCAGGCAGGCGCGAACGTGATCGCGCTGGATGACCGGCTGCAGTTTGCGCGCGGCGCGTACATTGACCCGTTCCTCGCGGTTGCGGCGGTGCATAAAACGCTGCTGAGGCCGTCCTCCAGCCAGGGCGGCGAACACCTGCGGAGGCGCACCAGCATCGTGCTGCGAAGCGGTGCGATTCGCAACCTCCACGACATCGTCACGGCGGTCGGCCTCGGGGCGGAAGCCGTCAACCCGTACCTGATGTGGGAGTACGCCGCGATGAAAGGGAGCGCGCAGGGGGTCGAGAACTTGCACGCCGCGCTGTGCAAAGGCCTGGAGAAGGTCATCTCGACGCTCGGCATTCACGAATTGCGCGGGTATGAACGGCTGTTCGGCGCGATTGGACTCCGGTCGGAAATCGCAGAATGGCTGGGCGTGCCGACGTTCTGCGGCGGTGACAACGCTGGCTTCGGGTTCGCTGCGCTGGAAGCAGAGGCCGAGAAGCGGCAGGCGCTCTACAACACGGAAGAAGAGAAGAAGCTCGCGCGGCAGCGCACCTTCCAACTCTATCCGAGAATTTGGAAGGCAGCAGGGCTGGTCGCGATGGGGCTTGCGCCCTATGACGACTTCCACGACAAACTCGCGTCCTTTGAGCGCGACAATCCCATCAGCATCCGCCATGTGCTCGATCTAAGAACGGTGGACGAAAGTGAAGAGCCGGCAGAGAATGCGGCGGTGGATACAAGCATCGACGGGCATTCGTACCCGCTCGTCATTAGTTCCATGTCCTTCGGGTCGCAGGGTGAAACGGCGTACCGCGCGTATGCGGAGGCCGCATACCGCACGAACATTGTCGCACTGAACGGCGAGGGCGGCGAAATCAAGGACCTGCTCACCCGGTACCCGCGTCACCGCGGCCGCCAGATCGCGTCGGGCCGGTTCGGGGTCAACGCGGCGCTGTGCAACGGGGCCTACGTGCTGGAGATCAAGATTGGCCAGGGCGCGAAGCCGGGCGAGGGCGGGCATCTGCCGGGATCGAAAGTGACCGCGCAGGTCGCTGCGGCTCGAAACGCCTCGCTGGGGACGGACCTCATCTCGCCGTCGAACAACCACGATATTTACTCCATCGAGGACTTGGCGCAGGTGATTTACGAGTTGCACGAAATCAACCCGCACGCCAAGGTCGCGGTGAAGGTGCCGGTCGTGCCGAACATCGGGACCATCGCGGTTGGCATCGTGAAGGCAGGCGCTGACGTGGTCACCCTCAGCGGCTTTGACGGCGGAACCGGTGCGGCGCGCGCACACGCCATTCGTCACGTGGGCTTGCCTGTGGAGCTGGGGATCAAGCTGGCGCATGAAGCGCTGTGTGAAGCCGGGCTGCGCGACCAGGCCGAGATTTGGGCCGACGGCGGCATGAAGTCAGGCACGGACGTGATGAAGGCCATCCTGCTCGGCGCCAATCGGGTTGGATTTGGCACGATGGCGATGGTGGCGATTGGCTGTACGTCCTGCCGTGCCTGTCACAAAGATACGTGTCACGTCGGGATCGCGACGCAGATTACCGACACGGAAGAAGCGCGCGAGAAGGGGCTGCCGCGGTTTGAGCCGCGCGAATTCGAACACGCGGTGGAACACTTGCGGAAATTCTTCACGGAGGTTGGCGAACACGTCGGACGCTTGACGCGTCAGCTCGGAGCTACGCGCACGCAGGACCTGGTTGGCCGCAGTGATTTGCTGGTGCAAAGCGGGATGTTTGACGCGATGGACCTAACGTGGATGATTCGCCGCGACCTGCGCCACGACGGGCTGGGAACGAACGTCCGCACGCGTCACGGGAGCGCCGGAGCGGCGGCGGATGCAGAAGTCCTGGCGATGGCCGTGGGCACAGAGACGGCGGTGGCCGAGACGTCCATCGGGGTCTCGTGGGATGCAGACGTGCCGATGCGGCGCGTCGGCAAATCGGGCCGGTGGAAAGTGATTCAAGGCGGAGATGCAGGTGCCGCAGAGGCGCAGGGTGCGGCGGCAGGGCCGGGATCGAACGGCGCTGGCGCGGCTGACGCTGGCGCGAAGGCGCGGGGGATTGCTGCGCTGCCGCGAGCCATGGGCACGTGGGTCGCTGGCGATCGGATCCGCACGGGCAGCGAGGAACGGGTGCTCAACGAAACCCGCGACGTCGGCGGCAACGGCTTCGCCGCGTATCACACCGACGGCATGGTGTCCGTCGCGCACGGCGGTGCGCAGGACGGCGTGGGCAAGGCAGCGCTTGGGGGGAAGGTCGTGATTCTCAAGCACAAGTGCCCGGACGGCGTCTGGCGCGGCGGATCGGTTGGCAAAGGGCTGGCGTACGGTGCGCAGCGCGGGTTGTTCCTCATTCAGGGCGACGCGGATGCGCGCGCGGGGATTCGGTTGTCGGGTGCGGACATCGTGATCGGCGGCGCACCTCGTCCGGTGCACGACGAACTGGGCTGGGTTGGTGCGCGTGCGAACCTCAAGGGCTTCGCGTTTGAATACATGACCGCCGGGCGTGCAGTGGTGCTCGGGGATGCGGGTCCGTGGATTTGCTCCGGGATGACGGGCGGATCGGTGTACCTGCGCCTGGCGCCGGAACTCGGCTTGACCGAAGAGGCCCTGCGGCGGCGCGTCGCGAAGGGCGCCAAGGTCACGGTCCGCTACCTGGACGCCGAGGGCGAGTCGGATGTCACGGAACTGCTGACCACGTATCAGCGCGAACTGCGCCACAGCGGCCAGTGGGAAGAAGCCAACGCGCTGCAGCCGCTGATTGACCAGCCGGCGGATCATTTCCTGATGGTGCGTCCTGGCGGCGAGATCACCGACCAGACCATCGCGACGGAGTAA
- the argC gene encoding N-acetyl-gamma-glutamyl-phosphate reductase, which translates to MAETASAVRVGIIGANGYSGIELLRTLSLHPHVHITYVAGSRDADGGLLAEQPFLRTLTAPAHTHDGASLAALKVQQFDPDVCAAACDVAFVGLPSGSAGQVAAALYERGLRVIDLSGDLRLPAEAYRTWYGRDPVPDAVLGAAVYGLTEWRRASIATAQLLSNPGCYATATLLALLPAVRAGLNRPGAPIVVDAKSGVSGAGRKAVQSNLLGELAENFYPYKVGRHQHTPEIEQMLDPDGGVRISLTTQLLPVARGILSACHVMLERPVTVEEVYQFYQDCYAAEPFVHVLPPGQVPQLKHVRGSNHCDIAIAVDERTGLLQVFSVIDNLQKGAAGQAVQNFNVMHGFAETEGLWAQPMYP; encoded by the coding sequence ATGGCGGAGACGGCGTCTGCTGTTCGGGTTGGGATTATCGGTGCCAACGGGTATTCGGGCATCGAGCTGTTACGCACTCTGTCGCTGCACCCGCACGTCCACATAACGTACGTGGCCGGCAGCCGCGATGCCGACGGCGGCTTGTTGGCGGAGCAGCCGTTCCTGCGCACGCTGACGGCGCCGGCACATACGCACGACGGCGCCTCGCTGGCCGCGCTGAAAGTTCAACAGTTCGATCCCGACGTCTGCGCCGCCGCCTGCGACGTCGCGTTTGTCGGCCTGCCCTCGGGCAGCGCGGGTCAGGTGGCGGCGGCGTTATACGAGCGCGGCCTGCGGGTGATCGACTTGTCCGGCGATTTGCGGCTCCCGGCGGAGGCGTACCGAACGTGGTACGGCCGTGATCCGGTGCCAGATGCCGTGCTCGGAGCCGCCGTGTACGGCTTGACGGAGTGGCGCCGGGCCTCCATCGCGACTGCGCAGCTGCTGTCCAACCCAGGCTGTTATGCCACGGCAACGCTGCTGGCGCTGCTGCCTGCTGTCCGGGCGGGCCTAAACCGGCCCGGCGCGCCGATTGTCGTCGACGCTAAGTCGGGTGTGTCTGGGGCTGGGCGAAAAGCCGTCCAATCAAACCTGCTCGGCGAACTGGCCGAGAATTTTTACCCGTACAAGGTGGGCCGGCATCAGCATACCCCGGAAATCGAGCAGATGCTGGACCCGGACGGGGGCGTACGGATTTCGCTGACAACTCAGCTGCTGCCGGTGGCGCGCGGGATTTTGTCTGCGTGTCATGTGATGCTCGAGCGGCCGGTGACGGTGGAGGAAGTCTACCAGTTCTACCAGGATTGTTACGCCGCAGAACCGTTTGTGCATGTCCTGCCGCCTGGGCAGGTGCCGCAGTTGAAGCACGTGCGGGGGTCGAACCATTGCGACATCGCGATCGCGGTGGATGAACGCACTGGGCTTTTGCAAGTGTTCTCGGTGATTGACAACTTGCAAAAGGGCGCCGCGGGGCAGGCGGTGCAAAACTTTAACGTGATGCACGGGTTTGCGGAAACGGAAGGTCTTTGGGCCCAGCCGATGTATCCGTAG